A window from Desulfurellaceae bacterium encodes these proteins:
- a CDS encoding efflux RND transporter periplasmic adaptor subunit: protein MSRRSVPEWTKRLFQVLLPVLILGGGVIGARALIATRPEVKKVTQQASATVVEVITVQSEDTQAVISAFGTVRAHQELSVQPQVSGSVVEQHAKLIKGGLLHAGEVLVRIDPRDYAYAVETQQGALAKAEFELELERGNQVIAQREWALLESSIETNEMGKQLALRKPHLREKRAAVAAAKSRLAKAELDLQRTTLSAPCNALVLDESVEVGQLVMSQTPIARLVCTDAFRVEVSIPMRELAWVAIPGPAQARGSHVRVLRDLGSDKTAQRQGVVAGLLGDVSENGRMARLLVLVEDPLSRTTAQDQQLPLLLGEYVRVEIDGPQLSDVFVVPRSTLREGGRMWVKNENNQLEIRQVEVALSRHDSLLIQSGLRDGDQVITSPLPVALSGMAVQSPSDGPASPPTPPTEPSPPAADADQDSV from the coding sequence ATGAGCCGCCGCTCTGTCCCCGAATGGACAAAGCGGCTTTTCCAGGTTCTGCTCCCCGTCCTGATTCTGGGTGGCGGGGTGATCGGAGCCCGGGCGCTGATTGCCACCCGCCCGGAGGTCAAGAAAGTCACCCAGCAGGCCAGCGCGACCGTTGTCGAAGTCATCACGGTCCAGTCTGAAGATACTCAAGCCGTGATTTCGGCCTTTGGCACGGTGCGGGCGCATCAGGAACTCAGCGTTCAGCCCCAGGTCAGCGGCTCTGTGGTTGAGCAACACGCCAAGCTAATCAAAGGCGGCCTGTTGCACGCCGGGGAGGTCTTGGTGCGGATTGACCCGCGCGACTACGCCTACGCGGTTGAGACCCAGCAGGGCGCCCTGGCCAAGGCCGAATTCGAGTTGGAACTCGAACGCGGCAACCAGGTCATTGCTCAACGTGAGTGGGCTCTGCTCGAGTCGTCAATCGAGACCAATGAAATGGGAAAACAGCTGGCCTTACGCAAACCCCATCTGCGTGAGAAACGGGCTGCGGTGGCGGCGGCTAAAAGCCGGCTGGCCAAGGCCGAGCTGGACCTCCAGCGGACCACACTGAGCGCCCCCTGCAACGCCCTGGTGCTGGACGAGTCGGTCGAGGTCGGCCAGCTCGTCATGTCCCAGACGCCCATCGCCCGCCTGGTGTGTACCGACGCGTTTCGGGTCGAGGTCAGCATCCCCATGCGCGAACTGGCCTGGGTCGCTATCCCCGGTCCGGCACAGGCGCGGGGCTCGCATGTGCGGGTGCTCCGGGACCTGGGCAGCGACAAGACCGCCCAGCGTCAGGGCGTGGTCGCGGGTCTGCTCGGCGACGTGTCGGAAAACGGCCGGATGGCGCGTCTGCTGGTCCTGGTCGAGGACCCCCTGAGCCGCACCACAGCGCAAGACCAGCAGCTGCCGCTGCTCCTGGGAGAGTATGTGCGGGTCGAAATCGACGGTCCGCAGCTGAGCGACGTGTTTGTCGTGCCCCGCAGCACGCTCCGGGAAGGCGGTCGGATGTGGGTCAAAAACGAGAACAACCAGCTGGAAATCCGCCAAGTCGAGGTAGCGCTGAGCAGACACGACTCGCTGTTGATTCAGAGCGGACTGCGGGACGGCGACCAGGTGATTACGAGTCCGCTGCCCGTTGCTCTGTCCGGCATGGCCGTGCAAAGTCCGTCTGACGGCCCAGCTTCGCCCCCAACGCCGCCCACCGAGCCGAGTCCTCCGGCGGCCGACGCGGACCAAGACTCGGTCTGA
- a CDS encoding LLM class flavin-dependent oxidoreductase, whose protein sequence is MKLALYLPNLRDKITVSEIVDLAQEAETLGFDSVWSLDRIVVPEASDRQELEKSFGFMVSARAEFLHGMPLIPYLAAITKHVRLGVSIIVTPYRAPGVLAAELATWDHLSGGRLNVGVGSGWMPEEFAASSAAHVYKKRNKHVRETIEVMQGIWTNELFEYHGEFADFPKCGFGVKPVQKPRPPMFFGGLGRPDLAAARVAKYGLEGWIGIMDTPEAIAAWRTAIQDESEKLDSAHTINDIEISSMLPFEITRDKTDQTPRGKLTPTLVGTAEQITDNLKRYRDAGLTMPLLWPPFSGTPTAKTIGDMRRLVHDILPKV, encoded by the coding sequence ATGAAGCTTGCGCTGTATCTCCCGAATCTCCGCGACAAGATCACGGTCAGCGAAATCGTAGACTTGGCTCAGGAGGCAGAGACACTGGGATTTGACTCGGTGTGGTCACTCGACCGTATCGTGGTACCCGAAGCCTCAGACCGTCAGGAACTCGAAAAGTCGTTTGGCTTCATGGTGAGCGCCCGGGCGGAGTTCCTGCACGGCATGCCGCTCATTCCGTATCTGGCGGCCATTACCAAGCACGTACGCTTGGGGGTCAGTATTATTGTCACGCCCTATCGTGCTCCCGGCGTGCTGGCCGCAGAACTCGCCACCTGGGATCACCTCTCGGGCGGGCGTCTGAACGTCGGCGTCGGCTCGGGCTGGATGCCAGAGGAGTTCGCTGCGTCAAGCGCCGCGCATGTCTATAAGAAGCGGAACAAGCATGTGAGAGAAACGATCGAAGTGATGCAGGGGATCTGGACCAACGAGCTGTTCGAGTATCACGGAGAATTCGCCGACTTTCCAAAATGTGGCTTTGGCGTGAAGCCGGTCCAAAAGCCACGACCGCCGATGTTTTTCGGCGGCTTGGGCCGGCCCGATCTGGCAGCAGCCCGCGTTGCCAAGTATGGCCTTGAGGGCTGGATCGGGATCATGGACACCCCGGAAGCGATCGCTGCCTGGCGGACCGCCATTCAGGACGAGTCGGAAAAGCTCGACAGTGCGCACACCATCAACGACATCGAAATTTCGAGCATGCTGCCGTTTGAGATCACCCGCGACAAAACGGATCAGACGCCACGCGGCAAGCTGACGCCCACGCTGGTCGGCACCGCCGAGCAGATCACGGACAATCTCAAGCGCTATCGGGATGCCGGGCTGACGATGCCCCTCTTGTGGCCGCCGTTCAGTGGGACGCCGACCGCCAAGACCATTGGGGATATGCGCCGCCTCGTCCACGACATCCTGCCCAAGGTCTAG
- a CDS encoding NAD-dependent epimerase/dehydratase family protein, whose product MPKKKMLVAGASGLVGFAAVKHFARLEDWDVVGVSRRIPDGLEGASVISVDLQDRARCAEVFGQMSDVTHVVYAALYEKPGLVQGWFEQDQMQTNLAMLDNLFDPLEAAATDLQHVSLL is encoded by the coding sequence ATGCCAAAGAAAAAGATGTTGGTCGCCGGTGCGTCCGGGCTGGTCGGTTTTGCTGCGGTCAAGCATTTCGCTCGGCTTGAGGATTGGGACGTGGTCGGCGTGTCGCGCCGGATTCCCGACGGTCTCGAAGGAGCCAGCGTCATTTCGGTCGATCTCCAGGACCGGGCCCGCTGCGCCGAGGTGTTTGGCCAGATGTCTGACGTGACCCATGTGGTGTATGCCGCGCTGTACGAGAAGCCGGGGCTGGTCCAGGGCTGGTTTGAGCAGGACCAGATGCAGACCAATCTGGCCATGCTCGATAACCTGTTCGATCCGCTGGAGGCGGCAGCCACAGACTTGCAGCACGTCTCGCTGCT
- a CDS encoding phosphotransferase family protein, translating into MSRGTTYPTPRELAPVLTDFLLRAFPQQQHQAVTQLEVRDLRLLTGGASRQTWSFDVGFEKADGQTETLPLIIRGDPQEGPQGFIDRSLEYRVIAAAHAEGVLAPKPYFVGDDSLGMPFFIMERIEGETLPRRLFRDAQYAQARQVVAAELGAILARIHRVPVDKHGLGDLPAPQGTNTAAEEELARYEDKYETMAREPHPVFELAFRWLRQHLPQERERVFVHGDYRMGNIMFGPEGVRSVLDWELAHVGDPMEDLGWICVRSWRFGNDHLPVGGVGTRRVFQRAYEETGGWPLDQQRLRFWEIFGNLRWGVICLNMTQPYLDGINPSVELAAIGRRTAETEWELLHLMED; encoded by the coding sequence ATGAGTCGTGGCACCACCTATCCGACCCCCCGAGAACTGGCCCCGGTCCTGACCGATTTTCTGCTCCGCGCCTTTCCCCAGCAGCAGCACCAGGCGGTCACCCAGCTTGAGGTCAGAGACCTGCGGCTGCTGACCGGCGGCGCGTCGCGCCAGACCTGGTCGTTTGACGTTGGGTTTGAAAAAGCCGACGGACAGACCGAGACGCTGCCGCTGATCATTCGCGGTGATCCCCAGGAGGGGCCACAGGGTTTCATAGACCGCAGCCTGGAGTATCGGGTCATTGCCGCAGCCCACGCCGAAGGGGTCTTGGCGCCCAAGCCCTACTTTGTGGGTGACGACAGCCTGGGCATGCCGTTTTTCATCATGGAGCGGATTGAGGGCGAAACCCTGCCGCGGCGCTTGTTCCGCGACGCCCAGTACGCCCAGGCCCGCCAGGTCGTGGCGGCCGAGCTGGGCGCGATTCTGGCCCGCATTCATCGGGTGCCGGTGGACAAGCACGGCCTGGGCGACCTGCCCGCGCCGCAGGGGACCAACACCGCAGCCGAAGAAGAACTCGCCCGCTACGAGGACAAGTACGAGACCATGGCCCGGGAACCCCACCCGGTTTTTGAGCTGGCGTTTCGCTGGCTGCGTCAGCATCTGCCCCAGGAGCGCGAGCGGGTCTTTGTCCACGGCGACTACCGGATGGGCAACATCATGTTCGGTCCCGAAGGCGTGCGCTCGGTCCTGGACTGGGAGCTGGCCCATGTCGGCGACCCGATGGAGGATCTGGGCTGGATCTGTGTGCGCTCGTGGCGTTTTGGCAACGATCATCTGCCGGTCGGCGGGGTCGGAACGCGGCGGGTATTCCAGCGCGCCTATGAAGAGACCGGCGGCTGGCCGCTCGACCAGCAGCGCCTCAGGTTCTGGGAGATTTTCGGCAACCTGCGCTGGGGGGTGATCTGCCTGAACATGACCCAGCCGTATCTGGACGGCATCAATCCCAGCGTCGAGCTGGCGGCCATCGGGCGGCGGACGGCCGAGACCGAGTGGGAGCTGCTGCACCTGATGGAGGACTAA
- a CDS encoding nitronate monooxygenase: MPISVTDMFGIEFPIFAFTHCRDVVVAVSKAGGLGVLGAAIHTDQRLEIDLAWIDEQLGDIPYGVDLMMPANYVGADKGGLARESLEELIPEAHKQFLDELLEQVGVPELPPDAPSAKGRGLRYSQKEARGIIDIALEHKARFLVSALGTPPAYVVEAAHKKGIFVGALAGKRSHAVRHKDAQVDVIIAQSYEAGGHTGDIGGMVLIPEIVDAVAPTPVLGAGGIGNGRQMAAAMALGAQGVWCGTVWLTTTESELDRMAKDKLLAADSGSTVRTTSMTGKHARFLRSRWTDEWERKDTPEPLKTPLQSILAYNYLRRIDRGMKAPGVTPESGAYQLYTYPTGQGIGEQNSLRSARDVVRDMASGYVEAVARLNEQLGYGDE, encoded by the coding sequence ATGCCGATTTCAGTGACTGACATGTTCGGAATCGAGTTCCCTATTTTTGCCTTCACCCACTGCCGGGATGTGGTCGTGGCGGTCAGCAAGGCGGGCGGGCTGGGCGTTCTTGGGGCGGCGATTCATACCGACCAGCGGCTGGAGATTGACCTGGCCTGGATAGACGAGCAGCTGGGCGATATCCCGTATGGGGTCGATCTGATGATGCCGGCCAACTATGTCGGCGCCGACAAGGGCGGGCTGGCCCGCGAATCGCTTGAGGAGCTTATTCCTGAGGCGCATAAGCAATTTCTCGACGAGCTGTTGGAACAGGTCGGGGTGCCCGAACTGCCGCCCGATGCGCCGTCGGCCAAGGGACGTGGGCTGCGTTACTCGCAGAAAGAAGCCAGGGGGATCATTGATATTGCCCTGGAGCACAAGGCCAGGTTTCTGGTCAGCGCGCTCGGCACCCCGCCCGCCTATGTGGTTGAGGCGGCACACAAAAAAGGCATTTTCGTCGGCGCCCTGGCCGGTAAAAGGAGCCATGCTGTGCGCCATAAGGATGCTCAGGTTGATGTCATCATCGCCCAGTCCTACGAGGCTGGCGGCCACACCGGGGACATCGGCGGCATGGTGCTGATCCCGGAGATTGTAGACGCGGTGGCGCCAACGCCGGTCCTGGGCGCGGGGGGCATTGGCAACGGCCGCCAGATGGCTGCGGCCATGGCGCTCGGCGCCCAGGGGGTGTGGTGCGGAACGGTGTGGCTGACCACGACCGAGTCCGAGCTGGACCGGATGGCCAAGGACAAGCTGCTGGCGGCCGACTCCGGCAGTACGGTTCGGACAACGTCTATGACCGGCAAGCACGCCCGCTTTCTACGCTCCAGGTGGACCGACGAGTGGGAGCGCAAAGACACCCCGGAGCCGCTGAAAACCCCCTTGCAGAGCATCCTGGCCTACAACTACCTGCGCCGGATTGATCGCGGCATGAAGGCGCCGGGGGTGACGCCCGAGTCCGGCGCCTACCAGCTGTACACCTATCCGACCGGCCAGGGCATTGGCGAACAGAACAGCCTGCGCTCGGCGCGTGATGTGGTGCGGGACATGGCCAGCGGCTATGTGGAAGCCGTTGCGCGCCTCAACGAGCAACTCGGCTACGGGGACGAATAG
- a CDS encoding CerR family C-terminal domain-containing protein, with translation MKRAFEMILTEKSKTTRQKLLAVATQVFVKKGFHAAGIREICTAAGANLAAVNYHFGGKMELYKAVLSHAFENAKPPRPMPTLADDPSHPQAQLRAWIVWNAERMLGARGHAVYELIVRELQDPTPAFDDLLERSMQPIYAAGEDLVAAVLGVSRDHPFVQLCCTSVFGQCLIYRYSRPLIERYQRHASQQQLEMIQSFLHHDPALISGLAEHIANFSLAGITAQAKRIGKN, from the coding sequence TTGAAACGAGCGTTTGAAATGATTCTGACCGAAAAAAGCAAAACCACCCGCCAGAAGCTGCTGGCCGTCGCCACCCAGGTCTTTGTCAAAAAAGGCTTCCATGCGGCCGGCATACGCGAAATCTGTACCGCTGCGGGGGCAAATCTGGCGGCCGTCAACTATCATTTTGGCGGCAAAATGGAACTCTACAAGGCGGTCTTGTCACACGCCTTTGAGAACGCCAAGCCGCCACGGCCGATGCCCACCCTGGCCGATGACCCGAGCCACCCCCAGGCACAGCTGCGGGCCTGGATCGTCTGGAATGCCGAGCGCATGCTCGGTGCCAGAGGCCACGCCGTGTACGAGTTGATCGTCAGAGAGCTGCAAGACCCCACCCCGGCCTTTGACGATCTGCTGGAGCGCTCCATGCAGCCCATTTATGCGGCCGGCGAAGACCTCGTGGCTGCGGTGCTGGGTGTGAGCCGGGACCATCCGTTCGTCCAGCTGTGCTGTACCAGCGTGTTCGGCCAATGCCTGATCTACCGCTATTCGCGCCCGCTCATCGAGCGCTATCAGCGCCACGCCAGCCAACAACAGCTCGAAATGATTCAGAGTTTTCTGCACCACGACCCGGCGCTGATCTCCGGCCTGGCCGAGCATATTGCCAACTTTTCGCTGGCCGGCATCACAGCCCAGGCCAAGCGGATCGGGAAAAACTAG
- a CDS encoding efflux RND transporter permease subunit encodes MARNHVAANLVMLIIVCGGFIASTQVKQEVFPEFTMDIITATVPYPGASPAEVEQGIVLSIEDRVRGIDGVKKVTATAREGSGTVVIELLSGANSGKALQDVKNAVDSILSFPEEAEKPVVSLIEMRNQVLSLMVYGDQDEQTLRDLAEQIRDELLQRPDITLVELGAVPRIEIAVEVSQRNLRAHNLTLGRIAREIREAAVELPAGGLKAAGGEILLRTQERRDYASQYADIPVASAPDGSRITVGDIAEITDGFEDSDFEAFYNNQPAIQIDVYRVAKETPQSVSASVRAYVDDLLPRLPAGVGIAIWNDFSEIYRDRMGLLLKNAFLGLALVLLLLGLFLDPKLAFWVTLGIPISIMGAFLFMPLSGASINMISLFAFIITLGIVVDDAVVVGENIYERRQRGLPFMQAAVEGAREISGPVVFAVLTNIVAFLPLMFVPGPAGKFFYNIPAVTIAVFSVSLIESLFVLPAHLSRQQKPSRVWQILGRPQRFFDRLLQAFVRRIYQPLLRIATTYRYTTLMTGIAALLLALGAVGGGHIQFSFMPRIDSDLVTAQATLPFGVPVETTRRVERQLLDALQVAVDTHGGPDIVHGTYTQIGAVLRSGGPEDGPPELGGSHLAGVQIALVPTDQRAVSGVDFANTWRQAADHIAGLESLVFKAESGFGSDSALDIQLTHRSRDILESAAAELAGLLAGYAGVTDIDDGVSHGKPQLSLTVKPEARSLGINATDLARQLRSSFYGAEALRQQRGRNEVKVMVRLPEHERRTAHTIEQLMIRTAQGGEIPLLQAAAVEYGRAYTEIRRREGRRIMAVTADVDEEVSNANTIVATLEQNELPLLMQKYPGLNYTLEGEQEWQKEALGAIALGFVFALLAIYALLAIPFKSYIQPLIVMLSIPFGIIGAIIGHVLLGYELSMISLFGIIALAGVVINGALVLVVTANQLRDGERLDPVAAICQAGARRFRPILLTSLTTFFGLMPMIFETSMQARFLIPMAISIGFGILFSTVIILLIVPAGYLILEDLKRLPRLLSAPAPQTADIPQTAGAPQPAPQPD; translated from the coding sequence ATGGCCCGCAACCACGTCGCGGCCAATCTGGTCATGCTGATCATCGTGTGCGGCGGCTTCATCGCCAGTACCCAGGTGAAGCAAGAGGTCTTTCCAGAATTTACGATGGACATCATCACGGCCACGGTGCCCTACCCCGGAGCGAGTCCAGCCGAGGTTGAGCAGGGCATCGTCCTGTCGATTGAGGACCGGGTGCGCGGCATCGACGGGGTGAAAAAGGTCACGGCCACGGCGCGCGAAGGCTCCGGCACAGTGGTGATCGAACTGCTGTCCGGCGCAAATTCGGGCAAGGCGCTCCAGGATGTCAAGAATGCGGTTGACAGCATCCTGTCTTTTCCTGAAGAGGCGGAAAAGCCGGTCGTCAGCCTGATTGAGATGCGCAACCAGGTGCTGAGCCTGATGGTGTATGGCGACCAGGACGAACAGACCCTGCGCGACCTGGCCGAACAGATCCGCGACGAGCTGCTCCAGCGACCGGACATCACCCTGGTCGAGCTGGGCGCGGTGCCTCGGATCGAGATTGCCGTTGAGGTGTCCCAGCGCAATCTGCGCGCCCACAACCTGACCCTGGGCCGGATTGCCCGCGAGATACGCGAAGCCGCGGTTGAGTTGCCGGCCGGCGGCCTCAAGGCTGCCGGCGGAGAAATCCTGCTGCGTACCCAGGAGCGCCGCGATTATGCCAGCCAGTACGCCGATATTCCGGTCGCTTCAGCCCCGGATGGTTCTCGCATTACGGTCGGCGATATTGCCGAGATTACGGACGGGTTTGAAGATTCCGACTTCGAGGCTTTTTACAATAATCAGCCCGCCATTCAAATCGACGTGTATCGGGTGGCCAAGGAAACCCCGCAATCGGTTTCGGCCAGTGTCCGTGCCTACGTCGACGATCTCCTGCCCCGGCTGCCGGCGGGGGTCGGCATAGCGATCTGGAACGACTTCTCCGAAATCTACCGCGACCGGATGGGCCTGCTGTTGAAAAACGCCTTTCTCGGCCTGGCCCTGGTCCTGCTCCTGCTGGGGCTGTTCCTCGACCCCAAGCTCGCCTTCTGGGTCACCCTGGGCATCCCGATCTCGATCATGGGCGCCTTCCTGTTCATGCCGCTGAGCGGCGCTTCGATCAACATGATCTCGCTCTTCGCGTTTATTATCACGCTCGGCATTGTCGTTGATGACGCGGTCGTCGTCGGAGAAAACATCTATGAGAGGCGCCAACGCGGTCTGCCGTTCATGCAGGCTGCGGTTGAAGGAGCGCGAGAGATTTCAGGGCCGGTGGTGTTTGCCGTCCTGACCAATATCGTCGCCTTTCTGCCGCTCATGTTCGTGCCCGGCCCGGCGGGAAAATTCTTCTACAATATCCCGGCGGTGACCATCGCGGTGTTCAGCGTGTCCCTGATCGAGTCGCTGTTTGTCCTGCCCGCCCACCTGTCGCGCCAGCAGAAACCGAGCCGTGTGTGGCAGATTCTCGGCCGTCCCCAACGGTTCTTCGACCGCCTCCTCCAGGCATTTGTCCGACGGATCTACCAGCCCCTGCTGCGGATCGCGACCACGTACCGGTATACGACCCTGATGACCGGGATCGCCGCCCTGCTGCTGGCCCTGGGCGCGGTCGGGGGCGGCCACATTCAGTTCAGTTTCATGCCCCGCATCGACTCCGATCTGGTCACCGCTCAAGCCACCCTGCCGTTCGGTGTTCCGGTAGAGACCACACGGCGGGTAGAGCGGCAGCTGCTCGACGCCCTGCAGGTGGCCGTCGATACCCACGGCGGGCCGGACATCGTTCACGGGACCTACACCCAAATCGGGGCGGTGCTGCGTTCGGGGGGGCCCGAAGACGGGCCACCCGAGCTGGGCGGCAGTCATCTGGCCGGGGTGCAGATCGCCCTGGTGCCGACCGATCAACGCGCGGTCAGCGGCGTCGATTTCGCCAACACCTGGCGCCAGGCGGCTGACCACATCGCCGGTCTGGAGTCGCTCGTCTTCAAAGCCGAGTCCGGCTTTGGCAGCGACAGCGCCCTGGACATTCAGCTCACCCACCGCTCGCGCGACATTCTCGAAAGCGCCGCCGCCGAGCTGGCCGGCCTGCTGGCCGGCTACGCCGGCGTCACCGATATCGACGACGGGGTGTCGCACGGCAAACCCCAGCTCAGCCTGACCGTCAAACCCGAGGCGCGCAGCCTCGGCATCAACGCGACCGATCTGGCCCGCCAGCTGCGGAGTTCGTTCTACGGGGCCGAAGCCCTGCGCCAGCAGCGCGGCCGCAATGAGGTCAAAGTCATGGTCCGGCTGCCCGAGCACGAACGACGCACCGCCCACACGATTGAACAGCTGATGATTCGAACGGCCCAGGGCGGCGAAATTCCGCTGCTGCAGGCTGCGGCGGTCGAGTACGGACGGGCGTATACCGAGATTCGCCGCCGCGAGGGACGCCGCATCATGGCGGTCACGGCCGATGTTGATGAAGAAGTCTCCAACGCCAATACGATTGTGGCCACCCTGGAGCAGAACGAGCTGCCGTTGCTGATGCAGAAATACCCCGGCCTGAATTACACCCTGGAGGGCGAGCAGGAGTGGCAGAAAGAGGCCCTGGGCGCCATAGCCCTGGGCTTTGTTTTCGCCCTGTTGGCCATCTATGCCCTGCTGGCCATCCCGTTCAAGAGCTATATCCAGCCGCTGATCGTGATGCTGAGCATTCCGTTCGGCATTATCGGCGCAATCATCGGCCATGTCCTGCTGGGCTATGAACTGAGCATGATCAGTCTGTTCGGCATTATCGCCCTGGCCGGGGTGGTGATTAACGGTGCGCTGGTCCTGGTGGTGACGGCCAATCAGCTGCGCGACGGAGAACGGCTCGACCCCGTGGCGGCGATCTGTCAGGCTGGCGCGCGGCGTTTCCGGCCGATTCTGCTGACCTCGCTGACTACGTTTTTTGGCCTCATGCCGATGATTTTCGAGACCTCGATGCAGGCTCGCTTCCTGATCCCGATGGCGATCTCGATCGGCTTCGGGATCCTGTTTTCGACGGTGATTATTCTGCTGATCGTCCCGGCCGGCTATCTGATCCTGGAAGACCTGAAACGGCTCCCGCGTCTGCTCAGCGCCCCAGCCCCGCAGACGGCAGACATCCCGCAGACGGCAGGCGCCCCGCAACCCGCCCCGCAGCCCGACTAG
- a CDS encoding efflux transporter outer membrane subunit has product MQPHHLPLPASRLQPCDPAQAGLRSDAALPPLGETSDRSNPFQRWAAALLALVLVAVGCSPYQVRNLNRPEVPVSNTYHHAMDGERVIGQWWQEFNNPALDTTVESALDNSLDLRQLWSRLTQAYAQARIEGAEVFPWVDLSGGAARTHQLDRDPQDPFGGRPGSSTRITHTDRYFVSTGLSYEIDVWKRIAARRRAATLEYQASRQDLEASALFLTGSVVDVWFILQEQKALLALLQEQIEISQELLDLTEVRFGVGAGSAVDVLQQRQQLEATRAEIPIVRSGLNTAYNQLAVLLGTTPGTLDTRIPDGVLPDLPPFPQLGEPTTLLVSRPDLRSAQLRLQAADFRVATAVAERLPRLVLDLSYEFSARSFSTVFRQEVGSLVGNLVAPVIDGGRRRNQVIRHKALTQELLDRFGQEYLQALLEIEDALVRERFQVELIANLESQLGLAQSTLQESQSRYVNGLINYVTVLLAVQSLQGLQRRLISEKRFLLSNRAGLYRALGGHWTSDLTTPASLQLAQAAAARTRP; this is encoded by the coding sequence ATGCAGCCTCACCACCTCCCTCTCCCAGCCTCTCGATTACAGCCCTGCGATCCGGCTCAGGCCGGCCTGCGGTCCGACGCAGCGCTTCCGCCTCTGGGAGAGACCAGCGACCGGTCCAACCCGTTCCAGCGCTGGGCCGCGGCCCTCCTCGCCCTGGTGCTGGTGGCTGTCGGCTGTAGCCCGTATCAGGTCCGCAACCTGAACCGGCCCGAGGTTCCGGTATCGAACACCTATCATCACGCCATGGACGGCGAGCGCGTGATCGGCCAGTGGTGGCAAGAATTCAACAATCCAGCCCTTGACACGACGGTTGAGTCGGCCCTGGACAACAGCCTGGACCTCAGACAGCTGTGGAGTCGCCTCACCCAGGCCTACGCCCAGGCCCGAATTGAGGGCGCCGAGGTGTTCCCGTGGGTCGATCTGAGCGGCGGCGCGGCCCGGACGCATCAGCTTGACCGCGATCCCCAAGACCCGTTCGGCGGCCGCCCCGGCTCGTCAACCCGGATTACCCATACCGACCGCTACTTTGTGTCCACCGGTCTGTCGTACGAGATTGACGTGTGGAAACGGATTGCCGCCCGGCGCCGCGCGGCCACGCTTGAGTATCAGGCCAGCCGCCAAGACCTCGAAGCCAGCGCGCTGTTTCTGACCGGTTCTGTTGTAGACGTGTGGTTCATCCTCCAGGAACAGAAGGCGCTCTTGGCCCTGCTCCAGGAGCAGATCGAGATCAGCCAAGAGCTGCTCGACCTGACCGAGGTGCGTTTCGGTGTCGGCGCCGGCTCGGCGGTTGATGTGCTCCAGCAGCGCCAGCAGCTGGAGGCCACCCGGGCCGAAATCCCGATTGTCCGCTCAGGCCTCAACACCGCCTACAATCAGTTAGCCGTACTGCTCGGCACCACGCCGGGCACGCTGGATACCCGTATCCCGGACGGCGTCCTACCGGACTTGCCGCCCTTTCCGCAGCTGGGCGAGCCGACCACCCTGCTGGTGTCCCGACCGGACCTGCGCTCCGCTCAGCTGCGCTTGCAGGCGGCGGATTTTCGGGTCGCCACCGCAGTCGCCGAGCGGCTGCCGCGGCTAGTGCTTGACCTGTCCTACGAGTTCAGTGCCCGCAGCTTTTCGACCGTCTTCCGCCAGGAGGTCGGCTCTCTGGTCGGCAACCTGGTTGCACCCGTTATCGACGGCGGCCGGCGGCGCAATCAGGTTATCCGCCACAAGGCGCTGACCCAAGAGCTGCTCGACCGTTTTGGCCAGGAGTATCTGCAAGCCCTGCTCGAAATTGAAGACGCCCTGGTGCGTGAACGTTTTCAGGTCGAGTTGATCGCCAACCTGGAGAGCCAGCTCGGGCTGGCCCAGAGCACGCTGCAAGAGTCGCAGTCGCGCTATGTCAACGGCTTGATCAACTACGTGACAGTCCTGCTCGCGGTCCAATCCCTGCAAGGCTTACAGCGTCGTCTGATCAGCGAAAAACGTTTCCTGCTGAGCAACCGCGCCGGTCTGTACCGAGCTCTGGGCGGACACTGGACAAGCGATCTGACCACCCCAGCCAGCCTCCAGCTGGCCCAGGCCGCAGCCGCGAGGACCCGACCATGA
- a CDS encoding nuclear transport factor 2 family protein — MAQDEIVERNVFKVRVFIDAWRAIDPDVAMACLSDDIVYINQPLEPVVGQQNVRKIVAGIMQLSHRVHWELRNCFGRGNTVVTEITHPGAGTAARAWYSEGAQLDDADRRAGPRPWAGCRGRGGAYPQWSWRSASH, encoded by the coding sequence ATGGCGCAGGATGAAATCGTTGAGCGCAACGTCTTCAAAGTCCGCGTATTCATCGACGCCTGGCGGGCGATTGACCCGGACGTGGCCATGGCCTGCCTGTCGGACGATATCGTCTATATCAATCAGCCGCTCGAACCGGTGGTCGGCCAGCAGAATGTCCGCAAGATCGTCGCCGGCATCATGCAGCTCTCGCACCGGGTGCACTGGGAGCTGCGCAACTGCTTTGGGCGCGGCAACACGGTTGTCACCGAGATAACGCACCCTGGAGCAGGAACGGCGGCCCGAGCCTGGTACTCTGAAGGCGCACAGCTCGACGATGCCGACCGCCGAGCCGGTCCTAGACCTTGGGCAGGATGTCGTGGACGAGGCGGCGCATATCCCCAATGGTCTTGGCGGTCGGCGTCCCACTGA